The following are from one region of the Erwinia billingiae Eb661 genome:
- a CDS encoding aminodeoxychorismate synthase component II, whose amino-acid sequence MLLLIDNYDSFTWNLYQYFCELGAEVEVHRNDRITLEQIAALQPEHLVISPGPCTPDDAGISLSAIRAFAGKLPILGVCLGHQAIAQAFGARVVRAREVMHGKVSAIEHNDGGVFAGLNHPLTVTRYHSLIVENGSLPDDFEITAWTLADGQPDEIMGFRHRHLPLQGVQFHPESILSEQGHQLLANFLARK is encoded by the coding sequence ATGCTACTGCTTATCGACAACTACGACTCATTTACCTGGAACCTTTACCAGTACTTTTGCGAGCTGGGCGCCGAGGTTGAAGTCCACAGGAATGATCGGATCACCCTTGAGCAGATCGCGGCGCTACAGCCCGAACATTTGGTGATTTCTCCGGGGCCCTGCACGCCTGACGACGCGGGGATTTCTCTGTCGGCTATCCGCGCCTTCGCCGGAAAGCTGCCGATTCTGGGCGTCTGCCTGGGGCATCAGGCGATTGCCCAGGCGTTTGGCGCGCGCGTGGTGCGGGCGCGCGAAGTGATGCACGGGAAAGTCTCCGCCATTGAACACAACGATGGCGGCGTGTTTGCCGGGCTGAATCATCCGCTCACCGTCACCCGCTACCATTCGTTGATTGTGGAAAACGGCTCGCTGCCCGATGATTTTGAAATCACCGCCTGGACCCTCGCAGACGGGCAACCGGACGAGATTATGGGCTTCCGCCATCGCCATTTGCCGCTGCAGGGCGTGCAGTTCCATCCGGAAAGTATCCTTAGCGAGCAAGGGCATCAGCTGCTGGCGAATTTTCTCGCGCGTAAATAA
- a CDS encoding putative adenosine monophosphate-protein transferase Fic → MSKKVTEKQKHSLWLQRLEANFLASFQLDGTAFDPGPAHPGLPHLRALHHALFQDVLEDAGELRRIDIQLGDTPCCHFEYIEKEGNALMQSLEDENGLADLPLETLTERLAWYYCELTVLHPFLHGNGRAQRLLFEQVIIQAGFDIQWKNMDAESWQAANQASLDGDLSLLTAAFGKVVNERPESA, encoded by the coding sequence ATGTCCAAAAAAGTCACCGAGAAACAAAAACACAGCCTTTGGCTGCAACGACTGGAAGCCAATTTCCTCGCCAGTTTTCAGTTAGACGGCACCGCCTTCGATCCCGGCCCTGCTCATCCCGGACTTCCCCATTTGCGGGCGCTTCACCATGCCTTATTTCAGGATGTCCTTGAGGATGCGGGCGAACTGCGCCGCATTGATATCCAGTTGGGCGACACGCCGTGCTGCCATTTCGAATATATCGAGAAAGAAGGCAATGCGCTGATGCAGTCGCTCGAAGATGAGAATGGCCTGGCCGATTTGCCGCTGGAAACGCTGACTGAACGTCTGGCGTGGTATTACTGCGAACTCACGGTGCTGCATCCGTTCCTGCACGGCAATGGGCGCGCTCAGCGACTGCTGTTTGAGCAGGTGATCATCCAGGCCGGGTTTGATATTCAGTGGAAGAATATGGATGCGGAAAGCTGGCAGGCCGCGAACCAGGCGAGTCTGGACGGGGATCTCAGCTTACTGACCGCCGCGTTTGGCAAAGTGGTAAACGAACGGCCGGAAAGTGCGTAG
- the ppiA gene encoding peptidylprolyl isomerase A, with product MLKRTLTAVATVLALSSISVSALAAKGDTHVMLTTSAGNIELELNNQKAPISTKNFVDYVNSGFYNNTTFHRVIPGFMVQGGGFTADMQQKPTNAPIKNEADNGLLNKRGTISMARTADKDSATSQFFLNVADNAFLDHGQRDFGYAVFGKIVKGQDVADKISQVQSQNVGPYQNVPVKPVVILSAKVLP from the coding sequence ATGTTAAAACGTACTTTGACAGCGGTTGCGACCGTTCTCGCGCTGTCCTCGATCTCCGTATCTGCTCTGGCAGCCAAGGGAGACACGCATGTGATGTTGACCACCTCCGCTGGCAACATTGAGCTGGAACTCAACAATCAGAAAGCCCCGATCTCCACCAAGAACTTCGTTGATTACGTCAACAGTGGTTTTTATAACAACACCACTTTCCACCGCGTGATCCCCGGCTTTATGGTGCAGGGCGGCGGCTTTACTGCGGATATGCAGCAGAAGCCGACCAACGCGCCGATTAAAAACGAAGCCGACAATGGCCTGCTGAACAAGCGCGGCACCATTTCAATGGCCCGTACCGCGGACAAGGACAGTGCCACCAGCCAGTTCTTCCTCAACGTCGCGGACAACGCTTTTCTCGACCATGGCCAGCGTGATTTTGGCTATGCGGTGTTCGGTAAGATTGTGAAAGGCCAGGACGTGGCGGATAAAATCTCCCAGGTTCAGTCGCAGAACGTCGGTCCTTACCAGAATGTTCCGGTGAAACCGGTGGTGATCCTCTCCGCAAAAGTACTGCCTTAA
- the tsgA gene encoding MFS transporter TsgA has protein sequence MTNRDRIGLTWISFFSYALTGAVVIVTGMVLENIADYFQLPVAQMSNTFTFLNAGILAAVFLNAWLMEIIPLKRQLIFGFVLMVLAVLGLMNSHNLSVFSLCMFVLGVVSGITMSIGTFLITHLYEGRQRGSRLLFTDSFFSMAGTIFPIIAAAILARSLPWYWVYACIGVIYVAIFVLALCFEFPVLGKKAPNQPQGEKEKWGVGVLLLAVAALCYILGQLGFIGWVPLYATKTMGMDISQAGGLVGNFWTSYMIGMWAFSAILRFFDPQRIVTVLALLATALMYWFVTSTDASMLKWIMISLGFCSSAIYTTIITLGSLQTKVSSPKLVNFILTCGTVGTMLTFVVTGPIVEKGGAHAALLTANGLYAVVFVMCLLLGFVSKHKLPGHMSAH, from the coding sequence ATGACTAATCGCGATCGCATCGGGCTTACCTGGATCAGCTTCTTCTCTTATGCGCTTACCGGCGCAGTGGTTATTGTGACCGGGATGGTGCTGGAAAATATTGCTGACTATTTCCAGTTACCTGTTGCCCAGATGAGTAATACCTTTACCTTCCTGAACGCCGGTATCCTCGCTGCGGTGTTTCTGAATGCCTGGCTGATGGAAATTATTCCGCTGAAGCGCCAGCTGATCTTTGGTTTTGTGCTGATGGTGTTGGCGGTGCTGGGGCTGATGAACAGCCACAATCTGAGCGTCTTCTCTCTGTGCATGTTTGTGTTGGGTGTAGTCAGCGGCATTACCATGTCGATCGGCACCTTCCTGATCACCCATCTGTACGAAGGCCGTCAGCGCGGTTCGCGCCTGCTTTTTACCGACTCCTTCTTCAGCATGGCCGGAACGATTTTCCCGATTATTGCCGCCGCCATCCTCGCACGATCGCTGCCGTGGTACTGGGTGTATGCCTGTATCGGCGTGATCTACGTGGCTATCTTTGTGCTGGCGCTGTGCTTTGAGTTCCCGGTGCTCGGCAAGAAAGCCCCAAACCAGCCGCAGGGTGAGAAAGAGAAATGGGGTGTTGGCGTGCTGCTGCTCGCCGTTGCTGCCCTCTGTTATATCCTGGGCCAGCTTGGCTTTATTGGCTGGGTACCGCTGTACGCCACCAAAACCATGGGCATGGATATCAGTCAGGCTGGCGGTCTGGTCGGTAACTTCTGGACCTCGTACATGATCGGCATGTGGGCATTCAGCGCCATCCTGCGTTTCTTCGATCCGCAGCGCATTGTCACCGTGCTGGCCCTGCTGGCGACCGCACTGATGTACTGGTTTGTCACCTCGACCGACGCGTCGATGCTGAAGTGGATCATGATCAGCCTGGGCTTCTGCTCCAGCGCGATTTACACCACCATCATCACCCTCGGCTCGCTGCAGACCAAAGTCTCCTCGCCGAAGCTGGTCAACTTTATCCTGACCTGCGGCACCGTCGGCACCATGCTGACCTTCGTGGTGACCGGGCCGATTGTTGAGAAAGGCGGCGCACATGCGGCGCTGTTAACAGCAAACGGTCTGTATGCCGTGGTGTTCGTGATGTGTCTGCTGCTGGGCTTCGTCAGCAAGCATAAGCTGCCTGGCCATATGTCCGCGCACTAA
- a CDS encoding cytosine deaminase yields MQAVNLKWITHVRLPAREGLWQIEIDAGRIVQISPQTQDPPTVDALDAEGGLAFPPFIEPHIHLDTTQTAGEPAWNASGTLFEGIERWAERKALLSHDDVKQRAKQTLKWQIANGIQHVRTHVDVSDPTLTALKAMLEVKAEMAPWVDIQLVAFPQEGILSYPNGEALLEEALKLGADVVGAIPHFEFTREYGVESLHKTFALAQKYQRMVDVHCDEIDDEQSRFVETVAALALREKMGERVTASHTTAMHSYNGAYTSRLFRLLKLSGINFVANPLVNIHLQGRFDTYPKRRGITRVKEMLDAEINVCFGHDDVFDPWYPLGTANMLQVLHMGLHVCQLMGYGQIDAGINLITHHSAKTMNLTDYGLEAGNSANLIILPAENGFDAVRRQVPVRYSIRQGRVIAETRPAETTIHLQESEPVDFRR; encoded by the coding sequence ATGCAGGCTGTTAATTTGAAATGGATTACGCATGTTCGTTTGCCGGCGCGGGAAGGCCTTTGGCAAATTGAGATCGACGCCGGCAGGATCGTGCAGATTTCCCCGCAGACGCAGGATCCTCCCACGGTGGATGCGCTGGATGCGGAAGGAGGATTAGCCTTTCCGCCATTTATCGAGCCGCATATTCACCTGGATACCACGCAGACCGCGGGCGAACCGGCCTGGAATGCGTCGGGAACGCTGTTCGAGGGCATTGAGCGCTGGGCGGAACGCAAGGCGCTGCTAAGCCACGACGATGTTAAGCAGCGGGCGAAGCAGACGCTGAAATGGCAAATTGCCAACGGCATTCAGCACGTACGCACCCATGTGGATGTGTCCGACCCCACGCTGACCGCGCTGAAGGCGATGCTGGAAGTGAAGGCCGAGATGGCGCCGTGGGTCGATATTCAGCTGGTGGCGTTCCCCCAGGAAGGCATTCTCTCTTATCCAAATGGCGAAGCGTTATTGGAAGAAGCGCTGAAGCTCGGAGCGGATGTGGTTGGCGCTATTCCGCATTTCGAATTCACCCGTGAATATGGCGTGGAGTCGCTGCATAAAACCTTCGCGCTGGCGCAGAAGTATCAGCGAATGGTCGATGTGCATTGCGATGAAATCGATGATGAACAATCCCGTTTCGTCGAGACGGTCGCCGCGCTGGCGCTGCGCGAGAAAATGGGCGAGCGCGTCACTGCCAGCCACACCACGGCGATGCACTCCTATAACGGTGCCTATACCTCGCGGCTGTTCCGCCTGCTGAAGCTCTCCGGCATCAACTTTGTCGCCAATCCGCTGGTCAATATTCACCTGCAGGGGCGGTTTGATACTTACCCTAAACGCCGGGGCATTACGCGGGTGAAAGAGATGCTCGACGCGGAGATCAACGTCTGCTTTGGCCACGATGATGTGTTCGATCCCTGGTATCCGTTAGGCACGGCAAATATGCTGCAGGTGCTGCATATGGGGCTGCACGTCTGCCAGCTGATGGGTTACGGCCAGATTGATGCCGGCATTAATCTGATCACCCATCACAGCGCCAAAACCATGAACCTGACGGATTACGGACTCGAGGCAGGTAACAGCGCCAACCTGATTATTTTGCCGGCGGAGAATGGTTTTGATGCCGTGCGTCGTCAGGTGCCGGTGCGCTACTCGATTCGTCAGGGAAGGGTGATTGCAGAGACCCGGCCTGCCGAAACCACCATTCATCTGCAGGAAAGCGAGCCGGTGGATTTCAGGCGCTGA